A genomic region of Arvicola amphibius chromosome 7, mArvAmp1.2, whole genome shotgun sequence contains the following coding sequences:
- the LOC119819082 gene encoding olfactory receptor 8K3-like translates to MDTYNLTVLKYFILTGITDLPELEAPLFGLYLIVYVISVVGNLGLIILTKIDSRLQTPMYFFLRQLSFTDLGYSTAVGPKMLINFVVDQPTISCHWCSIQLTFFSMFITTEVFVLSAMAYDRYVAICHPLLYTIIMSPRLCHVLVAIPYLYSIFITLLTVIKIFISSFCGQNIIRHFYCDSLPLISLLCSDTHEIKLIILIFATFNLVSSLLVISISYILILVAIIRINSSEGRHKAFTTCESHLTVIVIFYGTLFFMYAQPKSTHSFETGQMASVFYTLVIPMLNPIIYSLRNKEVKQAIHRKRGMCLNILLKL, encoded by the coding sequence ATGGATACATACAATCTTACAGTGCTGAAGTATTTTATTCTAACTGGAATCACAGATCTTCCAGAGCTGGAGGCCCCCTTATTCGGACTCTACCTCATTGTATACGTGATCTCTGTGGTGGGTAATTTGGGCTTGATCATCCTCACCAAAATAGACTCCAGGCTTCAGACACctatgtacttcttcctcagacAGCTGTCTTTCACTGACCTTGGATATTCAACTGCCGTGGGGCCCAAAATGTTAATCAACTTTGTTGTTGATCAACCAACCATTTCCTGTCATTGGTGCTCAATCCAGCTGACCTTCTTCAGTATGTTTATCACTACTGAGGTGTTTGTCCTGTCAGCCATGGCTTATGACCGCTATGTAGCCATTTGTCATCCACTACTGTATACAATCATCATGTCACCAAGATTATGCCACGTGCTGGTGGCAATACCTTACCTCTATAGTATTTTTATAACTTTGTTGACAGTTATCAAGATTTTCATTTCATCATTTTGTGGCCAAAATATCATCAGACACTTCTACTGTGACAGTCTGCCATTGATATCGTTGCTGTGCTCAGACACACATGAAATTAAACTGATAATTTTAATCTTCGCAACTTTTAAtttagtttcttctcttttagtGATCTCCATATCCTACATCCTGATTCTTGTAGCCATTATCAGAATAAACTCTTCAGAAGGCAGACACAAGGCCTTCACTACCTGTGAGTCACATCTGACTGTGATAGTTATATTCTATGGGACTCTATTTTTTATGTATGCGCAGCCAAAATCCACTCACTCCTTTGAAACTGGTCAAATGGCCTCTGTGTTCTATACACTGGTGATCCCCATGCTGAATCCCATTATCTACAGTTTGAGGAACAAAGAGGTGAAGCAGGCCATTCATAGGAAACGGGGAATGTGTTTGAATATTCTACTTAAACTGTAA